One Rattus rattus isolate New Zealand chromosome 12, Rrattus_CSIRO_v1, whole genome shotgun sequence genomic window carries:
- the LOC116913756 gene encoding LOW QUALITY PROTEIN: endosome-associated-trafficking regulator 1-like (The sequence of the model RefSeq protein was modified relative to this genomic sequence to represent the inferred CDS: inserted 2 bases in 1 codon) yields MSGYARRQGAPPLSRTRSLVVPDDFGYGKGKCTKQGPSGAHETRFGGDKLEDLEEANPFSFKXFLKTKNLSLSKEDTATSRIYPKEASRHPLGLDHNSPVSQPMGYGLEYQQPFFEDPTRASNLEEDEEDGWSRAYLPSAVEQTHSARAAQNSSPCGTYLSFFSNASELAGPESLPPWTLSDTDSRLSPASPAGNPNVDFAAHEESLGDRHLRTLQLSYEAKQAVKAENHVMKLKQEVNLLQAQLSNFKRENEALRSGQGASLTVVKQNTDVALQNLHVVMNSAHASIKQLVSGAETLNLVAEILKSIDRITEVKDEADS; encoded by the exons ATGTCGGGCTACGCGCGGCGGCAGGGCGCGCCCCCACTATCGCGGACGCGGAGCCTCGTAGTTCCCGACGATTTTGGCTATGGAAAGGGGAAATGTACTAAACAAGGTCCGTCGGGAGCCCATGAGACGCGCTTTGGAGGTGACAAACTTGAAGACCTTGAAGAAGCCAATCCATTCTCCTTCAA GTTTTTGAAAACCAAGAACCTCAGCCTGTCAAAAGAAGACACAGCCACCAGTCGAATTTACCCGAAGGAGGCCTCGAGGCACCCACTGGGACTAGACCACAACTCCCCTGTTTCCCAGCCCATGGGATATGGCCTGGAATATCAGCAGCCATTTTTTGAAGACCCAACAAGAGCCAGCAACctagaggaggatgaagaggatgggTGGAGCAGAGCCTACCTGCCGTCCGCCGTGGAGCAGACTCACTCCGCGAGAGCCGCGCAGAACTCATCGCCCTGTGGCAcctacctttccttcttttccaacGCGTCAGAGCTGGCAGGTCCTGAGTCTTTGCCCCCATGGACACTGAGTGACACTGACTCCAGGCTCTCCCCAGCGTCTCCAGCTGGGAATCCTAATGTAGACTTTGCAGCTCATGAAGAATCCTTAGGGGACAGACACCTGCGGACGCTGCAGTTAAGTTACGAAGCAAAACAGGCTGTAAAAGCAGAAAATCATGTCATGAAGCTGAAACAGGAAGTAAATTTGCTCCAGGCACAGCTCTCCAACTTCAAGCGAGAAAACGAAGCCCTGCGGTCAGGCCAGGGTGCCAGCCTTACCGTGGTGAAGCAGAACACCGATGTGGCCTTGCAGAACCTCCATGTTGTCATGAACAGTGCACACGCATCCATAAAGCAGCTGGTGTCTGGAGCAGAGACTCTGAACCTTGTTGCTGAAATCCTCAAGTCTATCGACAGAATTACTGAAGTTAAGGATGAGGCAGACTCTTGA